From one Nonomuraea polychroma genomic stretch:
- a CDS encoding transketolase, with product MPERDLQYLAELAAQLRVDSVRAAAAAGSGHPTSSMSAADLMAVLFACHLRYDFKDPGNPANDHLIFSKGHASPLLYSLYKAAGIIDDEELLSFRKRGSRLEGHPTPRLPWVDVATGSLGQGLPVGVGVAMAGRLERLPYRVWVLCGDSELAEGSIWEAAEHAGDEGLANVTAIVDVNRLGQRGPTRHGWDTGAYARRFGAFGWHTIEIDGHDPGQIDFALGDACNQRRRPTVILAKTRKGEGVVEVENREGAHGKALKDPGKAVQELGGPRDVRVVVREPDAAPAPHRFDSGRLELPAYKVGDSVATRTAYGEALKALGAARGDVVALDGEVADSTKTETFGAAFPERFFEMYIAEQQMVAAAVGLQVRGWKPYAATFAAFLTRAHDFIRMAAVSRASIRLVGSHAGVAIGEDGPSQMGLEDLAMLRTLYGSTVLYPCDANQTAALVAEMADVDGVSYLRTTRGSTPVIYEPGERFPVGGSRVLRHSPGDRATIVAAGVTVHEALAAAEELAGAGVPVGVIDLYSVKPVDAAALTEAATTTGNLITVEDHRLEGGLGDAVMDAVSELGPRVIKLGVAGLPGSATPEEQLADARIDRHAIAAAVKRLL from the coding sequence ATGCCTGAGCGCGATCTTCAGTACCTGGCCGAGCTGGCGGCGCAGCTACGCGTCGACTCCGTACGGGCCGCCGCCGCGGCCGGGTCGGGCCATCCGACCTCGTCCATGTCCGCGGCCGACCTGATGGCCGTGTTGTTCGCCTGCCATCTCCGCTATGACTTCAAGGATCCCGGCAACCCCGCCAACGACCACCTGATCTTCTCCAAGGGACACGCCTCTCCCCTGCTCTACTCCCTCTACAAAGCGGCGGGGATCATCGACGACGAGGAGCTGCTGTCGTTCAGGAAGCGCGGCAGCCGGCTGGAAGGCCATCCCACCCCCCGGCTGCCCTGGGTGGACGTGGCGACCGGATCGCTCGGTCAAGGGCTGCCGGTCGGCGTCGGGGTGGCCATGGCAGGGCGGCTGGAACGGCTGCCCTACCGGGTCTGGGTGCTCTGCGGCGACAGCGAGCTGGCCGAGGGGTCGATCTGGGAGGCCGCCGAGCACGCCGGGGACGAGGGATTGGCGAACGTGACCGCCATCGTCGACGTGAACCGGCTCGGCCAGCGGGGCCCCACCAGGCACGGATGGGACACCGGAGCGTACGCGCGCAGGTTCGGGGCGTTCGGGTGGCACACGATCGAGATCGACGGGCACGACCCCGGGCAGATCGACTTCGCGCTGGGCGACGCCTGCAACCAGCGACGGCGGCCGACCGTGATCCTGGCCAAGACCCGCAAGGGCGAAGGCGTGGTGGAGGTCGAGAACCGCGAGGGCGCGCACGGCAAGGCGCTGAAGGATCCCGGCAAGGCCGTCCAGGAGCTGGGCGGGCCGCGGGACGTGCGGGTCGTGGTCCGCGAACCGGACGCCGCCCCCGCGCCGCACCGGTTCGACAGCGGGCGGCTGGAGCTGCCCGCGTACAAGGTGGGCGACTCGGTCGCCACGCGGACGGCGTACGGGGAGGCGCTCAAGGCGCTCGGCGCGGCCAGGGGCGACGTGGTGGCGCTGGACGGCGAGGTCGCGGACTCGACCAAGACGGAGACGTTCGGCGCGGCGTTCCCCGAGCGGTTCTTCGAGATGTACATCGCCGAGCAGCAGATGGTGGCCGCGGCGGTCGGGCTGCAGGTGCGGGGGTGGAAGCCGTACGCGGCCACGTTCGCGGCGTTCTTGACCAGGGCGCACGACTTCATCAGGATGGCCGCGGTGAGCCGGGCCTCGATCCGGTTGGTCGGCTCGCACGCGGGCGTGGCGATCGGGGAGGACGGTCCGTCACAGATGGGGCTGGAGGACCTGGCCATGCTGCGCACCCTGTACGGCAGCACCGTGCTCTATCCGTGCGACGCCAACCAGACGGCGGCGCTGGTCGCTGAGATGGCGGACGTCGACGGCGTGTCCTACCTGCGGACCACGCGCGGCAGCACGCCGGTGATCTACGAGCCGGGCGAACGTTTCCCCGTCGGCGGGTCGCGGGTGCTGCGGCACTCCCCCGGTGACCGGGCCACGATCGTGGCCGCCGGCGTGACCGTGCACGAGGCGCTGGCGGCAGCCGAGGAGCTGGCCGGCGCCGGAGTCCCGGTAGGAGTGATCGACCTGTACTCGGTCAAGCCGGTCGACGCGGCGGCGCTGACCGAGGCGGCCACCACCACCGGCAACCTGATCACGGTCGAGGATCACCGGTTGGAAGGCGGGCTGGGCGACGCCGTCATGGACGCCGTGAGCGAGCTCGGCCCGCGGGTGATCAAGCTGGGGGTGGCGGGGCTGCCCGGCTCCGCGACGCCGGAGGAGCAACTGGCCGACGCACGCATTGACCGCCACGCAATCGCCGCGGCGGTCAAGCGGTTGTTGTGA
- a CDS encoding ChaB family protein, with protein sequence MPAVEELPSTIRRSPKKAQTTWIKAHDNAVEQYGEGRRAHMTAFAALKHSFEKVGDHWEPKAKKGPSDKGATDRSGRTAEGVDANASKEHLQSVAARLGVRGRSKMTKQELVGAIKKANRKLTAKAR encoded by the coding sequence ATGCCTGCTGTTGAAGAACTCCCGTCGACCATCAGGCGTTCGCCGAAGAAGGCGCAGACCACGTGGATCAAGGCGCACGACAATGCCGTGGAGCAGTACGGCGAGGGCCGCCGCGCCCACATGACCGCGTTCGCCGCGCTGAAGCACTCCTTCGAGAAGGTCGGCGACCACTGGGAGCCGAAGGCGAAGAAGGGCCCTTCCGACAAGGGCGCGACGGACCGCTCCGGTCGCACGGCCGAAGGCGTGGACGCCAACGCCAGCAAGGAACATCTGCAAAGCGTGGCCGCCAGGCTCGGCGTCCGCGGCCGGTCCAAGATGACCAAGCAGGAGCTGGTCGGCGCCATCAAGAAGGCCAACAGGAAGCTCACCGCCAAGGCGCGGTGA
- a CDS encoding shikimate kinase: protein MSKNKPVVVIGLMGSGKTTAGRLIAQALGLELSDSDPFLQSRYGGTAAQIARREGADTLHRYEAEHVLHELAGEPKVIAAAASTVEDPRVRAALRDPFVVWVDASDDVLAERMHSSDHRPDFDPAAMRARRGPFFREVADLVCDVGVLRPEQVRDAVLQALGKPVAR from the coding sequence ATGTCGAAAAACAAACCAGTCGTGGTGATCGGGCTGATGGGCTCCGGCAAGACGACGGCCGGCCGGCTGATCGCGCAGGCGCTCGGCCTGGAGTTGAGCGACAGCGACCCGTTCCTGCAGTCCCGGTACGGCGGCACCGCCGCGCAGATCGCCCGCCGCGAAGGGGCCGACACACTGCACCGGTACGAGGCCGAGCACGTGCTCCACGAGCTGGCCGGCGAGCCCAAGGTGATCGCGGCGGCGGCCAGCACGGTCGAGGACCCGCGGGTGCGGGCGGCATTGCGTGATCCTTTCGTGGTGTGGGTGGACGCCTCCGACGACGTGCTGGCCGAGCGCATGCACTCCAGTGACCATCGCCCCGACTTCGACCCCGCGGCCATGCGGGCCCGCCGCGGGCCTTTCTTCCGCGAGGTCGCCGACCTGGTGTGCGACGTCGGGGTCCTGCGTCCCGAGCAGGTGCGGGACGCGGTGCTGCAGGCGCTGGGCAAGCCTGTGGCCCGGTGA
- a CDS encoding protein kinase domain-containing protein, which translates to MMVPGDPERLGGYWLAARLGAGGRGVVYDAYDDDGRRYAVTVPRGESGGRRFERVTCPHLAEVVAVGVDAGVPYVVSEYVDGPDLRRAVELHGPYRGDELVALAGALAAALGALHEAGLTHRGLNPESVLLADGGPKVIELGLPEPAAAGSVDESFTYLAPEVLTGQEAGAAADVFAWGAVVLFAATGHDPFRGESLGGVMHRLLTVDPDLSTLPDPLRELVGRALAKDPAGRPVAKELHLESTAEIHPPEGHAGRRSLGEVAEQAYLALTPAQQEEVPGLLLRLLDDDNPHDEGDVLQPLMDAGLLVRRSVRVPPAETPVGKLVAVGDGRVAPASAALYRAWPRLRGWVADERESMQTHRRIREAAAHWSRHRRGRSHLFRGEELDTALGWAATKRRHLRLNQLERDFINDSVILSKQRRRLLIPVLTTLGAVLAVAVSMAVVSVQGQNELRGQLVEANARAVAARAEALRTSDPRTAMRLSVAAWRMSPVFEARAALQASLVQPELGVFTDPAPDSRARYLLRGDELVKWDVDTVTVWDVVAGRHVASYGLPPGNAALSDDGRFAEGVDGRPFDVATGRPPAAGVYAISRGDRTRVYRGDQVVFEVADRKVALSADGTRAAVSRVDGRVELWEVAGRTKTATVVVRPLRGADAAAPSMAFSPDGSVLAVAGRDGVTLVDPAKAATDAHGPDARSDGTPAQARRRDPTETRRPDTGGVGADEAGAAELRAADRADGPETTAAQRAVTQRLAAAPHGTSADVPAFSPDGRLLALPGNGEVRVWNVAERRLAGSYPLRDPQPGLAFSADGTALRYLSGTGSVVSLDVSGLPAPAHDHAAAAFSGNGRYAAKEVGNTIELTDTVEGRKLGRITAAGDLAFDAGGRLLAVAGDPVTVWNVAGSTMVTSIDAGGDVLAVALSPEGDLLATARGRTLETWDVRTARRVRVYEGAGDLALAFSPDGSTLAAGANLLDLRTGKIAPLDLRAGATADAPVPTALAFSPDGRTLAFGLDGGRVLLWDIRGGTRLGTIETGTSAVDELRFSPEGDLLAVDAARTSLWEVRTLREVGQVSSWAAGLAFSQDGKRLRGVALDGTVRESPVDPALTAQEVCARAGGSLSRAEWSRLIPESGYRDVC; encoded by the coding sequence ATGATGGTCCCCGGCGATCCGGAGAGGCTTGGCGGCTACTGGCTGGCGGCCCGACTCGGCGCGGGCGGGCGCGGCGTGGTCTACGACGCCTACGACGACGACGGCCGCAGGTACGCGGTCACGGTGCCGCGCGGCGAGAGCGGCGGGCGGCGCTTCGAGCGGGTGACCTGTCCCCATCTGGCCGAGGTGGTCGCCGTCGGGGTCGACGCGGGCGTGCCCTACGTGGTGAGCGAATACGTCGACGGCCCGGACCTGCGGCGGGCGGTCGAGCTGCACGGCCCGTACCGGGGGGACGAGCTGGTCGCGCTGGCCGGCGCGCTGGCCGCCGCCCTGGGCGCGCTGCACGAGGCGGGGCTGACGCATCGCGGGCTCAATCCCGAGAGCGTGCTGCTGGCGGACGGCGGTCCCAAGGTGATCGAGCTGGGTCTGCCGGAGCCCGCGGCCGCGGGGTCGGTGGACGAGAGCTTCACCTACCTGGCGCCCGAGGTGCTGACCGGCCAGGAGGCGGGAGCGGCGGCCGACGTGTTCGCCTGGGGCGCGGTGGTGTTGTTCGCGGCCACCGGCCACGACCCGTTCCGCGGGGAGAGCCTGGGCGGGGTCATGCACCGGCTGCTGACCGTGGACCCCGACCTGAGCACGCTGCCCGACCCGCTGCGGGAGCTGGTCGGGCGGGCGCTGGCCAAGGACCCGGCCGGCCGTCCCGTCGCGAAGGAGCTGCACCTCGAGAGCACGGCCGAGATCCACCCGCCGGAGGGTCACGCGGGGCGGCGCTCGCTCGGTGAGGTGGCGGAGCAGGCGTACCTGGCGCTCACCCCTGCGCAGCAGGAGGAGGTGCCCGGACTGCTGCTGCGCCTGCTGGACGACGACAACCCGCACGACGAGGGCGACGTGCTCCAGCCGCTCATGGACGCCGGCCTCCTGGTGCGCCGCAGCGTCCGCGTCCCGCCGGCCGAGACCCCCGTCGGCAAGCTGGTGGCCGTCGGTGACGGCCGCGTGGCACCCGCCAGCGCCGCGCTGTACCGGGCCTGGCCCAGGTTGCGCGGCTGGGTGGCGGACGAGCGCGAGAGCATGCAGACGCACCGGCGCATCAGAGAGGCGGCCGCCCACTGGTCGCGGCATCGGCGCGGCAGGAGCCACCTCTTCCGCGGCGAGGAGCTGGACACGGCGCTCGGCTGGGCCGCGACCAAACGCCGCCATCTGCGGCTCAACCAGCTCGAACGCGACTTCATCAACGACAGCGTGATCCTGTCCAAGCAGCGCAGGAGGCTGCTGATCCCCGTGCTGACGACGCTGGGCGCGGTGCTGGCCGTCGCGGTGTCGATGGCGGTGGTCTCCGTGCAGGGCCAGAACGAGCTGCGCGGGCAGCTCGTCGAGGCCAACGCGCGGGCCGTGGCGGCTCGGGCGGAGGCACTGCGGACCTCCGATCCGCGGACGGCGATGCGGCTGAGCGTGGCCGCCTGGCGGATGTCGCCGGTGTTCGAGGCGCGGGCGGCGTTGCAGGCCTCCCTGGTGCAACCCGAGCTGGGCGTGTTCACCGATCCCGCGCCCGACTCGCGCGCCCGCTACCTGCTGCGCGGCGACGAGCTGGTCAAATGGGACGTCGACACGGTCACGGTCTGGGACGTGGTGGCCGGGCGGCACGTGGCCTCGTACGGACTGCCGCCGGGCAACGCGGCGCTCAGCGACGACGGGCGGTTCGCCGAGGGGGTGGACGGCCGGCCGTTCGACGTGGCGACCGGGCGCCCGCCGGCCGCGGGCGTGTACGCCATCAGCCGGGGCGACAGGACCAGGGTCTACCGGGGCGACCAGGTTGTCTTCGAGGTCGCCGACCGCAAGGTGGCGCTGTCGGCTGACGGGACCAGGGCTGCGGTCTCCCGGGTGGACGGCCGGGTGGAGTTGTGGGAGGTGGCGGGCCGGACGAAGACGGCGACCGTCGTGGTCCGCCCGCTGCGCGGCGCGGACGCGGCGGCGCCGTCCATGGCGTTCAGCCCGGACGGGAGCGTGCTGGCCGTGGCCGGGCGCGACGGGGTCACGCTGGTGGACCCGGCGAAGGCGGCCACCGACGCCCACGGCCCGGACGCGAGAAGCGACGGCACGCCGGCCCAGGCCCGCCGCCGGGATCCCACGGAGACCCGCCGCCCGGATACCGGAGGTGTGGGGGCTGACGAGGCTGGAGCCGCGGAGCTGCGCGCGGCTGATCGCGCCGATGGGCCGGAGACGACCGCCGCCCAACGGGCCGTCACGCAGCGGCTGGCCGCGGCACCCCACGGCACCTCGGCGGACGTCCCCGCCTTCAGCCCTGACGGCCGCCTGCTCGCCCTGCCCGGAAACGGCGAGGTACGGGTCTGGAACGTGGCCGAGCGCCGGCTCGCCGGCTCCTACCCGCTGCGCGACCCCCAGCCCGGCCTGGCGTTCTCCGCGGACGGGACGGCGCTGCGCTACCTGAGCGGCACCGGCTCCGTCGTCTCGCTCGACGTGTCCGGCCTGCCCGCCCCGGCCCACGACCACGCGGCCGCCGCCTTCTCCGGCAACGGCAGGTACGCGGCCAAGGAGGTCGGGAACACGATCGAGCTCACCGACACCGTGGAGGGCAGGAAGCTCGGCAGGATCACGGCCGCAGGCGACCTCGCCTTCGACGCGGGCGGCCGCCTGCTGGCCGTCGCCGGCGACCCGGTGACCGTGTGGAACGTGGCCGGCAGCACCATGGTGACCTCCATCGACGCGGGCGGCGACGTGCTGGCCGTGGCGCTCTCCCCCGAAGGCGACCTGCTGGCCACCGCGCGCGGCCGCACCCTGGAGACGTGGGACGTGCGCACGGCCCGACGGGTCAGGGTGTACGAGGGCGCGGGTGACCTGGCGCTGGCCTTCAGCCCGGACGGCTCGACGCTGGCCGCCGGCGCCAACCTGCTGGACCTGCGTACCGGCAAGATCGCCCCGCTCGACCTGCGCGCCGGCGCCACGGCCGACGCGCCCGTGCCGACCGCGCTCGCCTTCTCCCCCGACGGGCGCACGCTCGCGTTCGGGCTGGACGGCGGCCGGGTGCTGCTGTGGGACATCCGCGGGGGCACGCGGCTGGGCACGATCGAGACGGGCACGTCGGCGGTGGATGAGCTGCGCTTCTCACCGGAGGGCGACCTGCTGGCCGTCGACGCCGCCCGGACGTCGTTGTGGGAGGTGCGCACGTTGCGCGAGGTCGGCCAGGTCTCCTCGTGGGCCGCCGGGCTGGCGTTCAGCCAGGACGGCAAGCGGCTGCGTGGCGTGGCGCTGGACGGCACCGTACGCGAGAGTCCGGTCGATCCCGCGCTGACGGCGCAGGAGGTGTGCGCCCGGGCCGGCGGGTCGCTGAGCAGGGCGGAGTGGTCGCGGCTGATCCCGGAGAGCGGCTACCGGGACGTGTGCTGA
- a CDS encoding serine/threonine-protein kinase gives MHNRVIDGRFELMERLGGGGMGLVWRARDVALHREVALKEVRPPDPSMEEHDPTRARELRARVLREARALARLNHPHVATIHHIVDPGEQGYPWIVMELVTGGSLQDRLQRGPLTPAEAARLGREVLSALRAAHAVGIQHRDVKPANVLLREDGRSVLTDFGIAAVRESTSLTATGSFIGSPEYMAPERINGHEGDPASDLWSLGMLLYVAVEGRHPLRRSTTLATLAAVLNQDVPPPERAGPLGPVLQALLRRDPAARPDAETLDRLLASATGSGPGTFPPAPPSPAAHAAPQPPPWAPHATPQPSPWGPAPISQAKTVRSQRPGRVATNVGIAISVAALVVAGVLVWRFLPATTTTVTGGDPTARNVTPAASSNPETPAASSDPETPAETETGSSEPENLLTPAGMKAMIAKVEKEIGGSKIVSMTVYPTYASISAPVKTDKEVYDMYFYRDGAVARSSNGGVVDGPLVDLDKYNWNALPGLIKTANKDLGVPEPTTRYVIVDPDTTSGTPVLRVYVSDDHNRTGYLVANLQGKVVRTYRHE, from the coding sequence ATGCACAATCGGGTGATCGACGGCCGCTTCGAGCTGATGGAGAGGCTCGGCGGCGGTGGCATGGGGCTGGTGTGGCGCGCCCGGGACGTGGCCCTGCACCGCGAGGTCGCACTCAAGGAGGTACGCCCGCCGGATCCCTCGATGGAGGAACACGATCCGACCCGCGCCCGTGAGCTGCGGGCCAGGGTGTTGCGCGAGGCCCGCGCCCTCGCCCGCCTGAACCACCCGCACGTGGCCACCATCCACCACATCGTCGACCCCGGCGAGCAGGGCTACCCGTGGATCGTCATGGAGCTGGTCACCGGCGGCTCGCTCCAGGACCGCCTGCAGCGCGGCCCGCTGACGCCGGCCGAGGCGGCCCGGCTGGGCCGTGAGGTCTTATCGGCCCTGCGGGCCGCGCACGCCGTCGGCATCCAGCACCGCGACGTCAAACCCGCCAACGTGCTGCTGCGCGAGGACGGCCGGTCGGTGCTCACCGACTTCGGCATCGCGGCGGTACGCGAGTCCACGAGCCTGACGGCCACCGGGTCGTTCATCGGCTCGCCCGAGTACATGGCGCCTGAACGCATCAACGGCCACGAAGGCGATCCGGCCTCCGATCTTTGGTCGCTCGGCATGCTCCTGTACGTGGCCGTGGAGGGACGGCACCCGCTGCGCCGGAGCACCACGCTGGCGACGCTGGCCGCCGTGCTCAACCAGGACGTGCCGCCGCCGGAGCGCGCCGGGCCCCTCGGCCCCGTGCTGCAGGCCCTCCTCCGGCGCGATCCGGCCGCCCGCCCCGACGCCGAGACCCTGGACCGCCTGCTGGCCTCGGCCACCGGGTCCGGCCCTGGCACGTTCCCGCCGGCACCGCCAAGCCCCGCCGCCCACGCGGCGCCGCAGCCGCCTCCGTGGGCCCCTCACGCGACGCCGCAGCCGTCTCCGTGGGGTCCGGCGCCGATCTCGCAGGCGAAGACCGTGCGCTCGCAGCGCCCGGGCCGCGTGGCCACCAATGTGGGGATCGCGATCTCCGTCGCGGCGCTCGTCGTGGCCGGCGTGCTGGTGTGGCGGTTCCTCCCGGCCACTACGACCACGGTCACCGGCGGCGACCCGACGGCACGGAACGTCACCCCGGCCGCGAGCAGCAACCCCGAGACCCCGGCCGCGAGCAGCGACCCCGAGACCCCGGCCGAGACGGAGACCGGGAGCAGCGAGCCAGAGAACCTGCTGACCCCCGCGGGCATGAAAGCCATGATCGCCAAGGTCGAGAAGGAGATCGGCGGCAGCAAGATCGTCAGCATGACGGTCTACCCGACCTACGCCTCCATCTCGGCGCCGGTCAAGACCGACAAAGAGGTGTACGACATGTACTTCTACCGTGACGGCGCCGTCGCGCGCTCGAGCAACGGCGGCGTGGTGGACGGCCCTCTCGTGGACCTGGACAAGTACAACTGGAACGCTCTTCCCGGCCTCATCAAGACCGCGAACAAGGATCTGGGAGTTCCCGAACCCACCACGCGCTACGTGATCGTGGACCCCGACACCACGTCCGGAACTCCGGTGCTGCGCGTTTACGTGTCCGACGACCACAACCGCACCGGATACCTGGTCGCCAACCTCCAGGGCAAGGTCGTCAGGACGTACCGGCACGAGTAG
- a CDS encoding winged helix DNA-binding domain-containing protein → MDPLITRRALNRATLDRQFLLRRTGKSVVEVVEQLGGLQAQTPHTWYTGLWNRIAGFKPADAADLLLSRELVRIALQRSTIHLVSARDCLAMRPLLQVVTERGTRTTYGKRLAGVDLDELAATARALLEARPMTFAELGRALAERWPTIDPHALGQGVRWLVPLVQVPPRGVWGKSGPIAHTSAESWLGFEVPPMTPAELVRRYLAAFGPASVMDVQTWSGLTRLGEVVESMDLVRFRDEVGRTLYDLPDAPRPGEDVPAPVRLMYDFDNLFLSYADRSRVITETGMAALQGFMGTNVMPRTILVDGVTAGDWTVARAKGVSTLTIHQWTPISVLDEVEQEGLRLLEFLAPGDKHEIAFRDSPSKP, encoded by the coding sequence ATGGATCCCCTCATCACCCGCAGGGCGCTCAACCGGGCCACGCTCGACCGCCAGTTCCTGCTGCGCCGCACCGGCAAGAGCGTCGTGGAGGTCGTGGAGCAACTGGGCGGGCTGCAGGCGCAGACCCCGCACACCTGGTACACAGGCCTGTGGAACCGCATCGCCGGCTTCAAGCCGGCCGACGCCGCCGACCTGCTGCTCTCACGCGAGCTCGTCCGCATCGCGCTGCAGCGCTCCACGATCCACCTCGTCAGCGCCCGCGACTGCCTGGCCATGCGGCCTCTGCTGCAGGTGGTCACCGAGCGCGGGACCCGGACGACGTACGGCAAACGCCTGGCGGGCGTGGACCTGGACGAGCTGGCGGCCACCGCGCGGGCGTTGCTGGAGGCGCGGCCCATGACGTTCGCCGAGCTCGGGCGGGCGCTGGCGGAGCGGTGGCCGACGATCGACCCGCACGCGCTCGGCCAGGGGGTGCGGTGGCTGGTGCCGCTGGTGCAGGTGCCGCCGCGCGGCGTGTGGGGCAAGAGCGGGCCGATCGCGCACACGAGCGCCGAGTCCTGGCTGGGGTTCGAGGTGCCGCCGATGACGCCGGCCGAGCTGGTGCGGCGTTACCTGGCGGCGTTCGGGCCCGCGTCGGTGATGGACGTGCAGACATGGTCCGGGCTGACGCGGCTGGGCGAGGTGGTGGAGTCGATGGACCTGGTGCGGTTCAGGGACGAGGTCGGCCGCACCCTGTACGACCTGCCGGACGCCCCGCGGCCCGGCGAGGACGTGCCGGCCCCGGTGCGGCTGATGTACGACTTCGACAACCTGTTCCTGTCCTACGCCGACCGGTCCAGGGTCATCACGGAGACGGGGATGGCGGCGCTGCAGGGCTTCATGGGCACCAACGTGATGCCGCGCACGATCCTGGTGGACGGCGTCACGGCCGGGGACTGGACGGTCGCCCGGGCCAAGGGCGTCTCGACGCTCACCATCCACCAGTGGACGCCGATCTCCGTGCTGGACGAGGTCGAGCAGGAGGGGCTGCGGCTGCTGGAGTTCCTCGCGCCGGGCGACAAGCACGAGATCGCGTTCCGCGACAGCCCCTCCAAGCCCTGA
- a CDS encoding phospholipase, whose translation MVRTVRRSLAMLAVSLGTVLGFALPAHAVTLEQKLAALSQFSQPTSTSATAWRSAWQNQAAWADYAFDWSTDLCSSSPDQPLGYDFRMPCRRHDFGYRNYKAVNQFPANKSRTDDAFYFDMKQVCARYSGISKSTCDGIAWTYYQAVKQFGNLVVTDEQIQEVKRQTELQAAQNA comes from the coding sequence ATGGTCAGAACGGTCAGACGCTCCCTCGCCATGCTCGCCGTCTCCCTGGGCACCGTACTCGGGTTCGCTTTACCCGCTCACGCGGTGACCCTGGAGCAGAAACTCGCCGCACTCTCGCAGTTCTCCCAGCCCACCTCCACCAGCGCCACCGCCTGGCGCTCCGCCTGGCAGAACCAGGCGGCCTGGGCCGACTACGCCTTCGACTGGTCGACCGACCTGTGCTCCAGCAGCCCTGACCAACCGCTCGGCTACGATTTCCGCATGCCGTGCCGGCGGCACGATTTCGGATACCGCAATTACAAGGCGGTCAACCAGTTCCCGGCCAACAAGTCACGTACAGACGACGCCTTCTACTTCGATATGAAGCAAGTGTGCGCCCGCTACTCGGGAATCTCCAAATCGACCTGTGACGGGATCGCCTGGACGTACTACCAGGCGGTCAAGCAGTTCGGCAACCTCGTCGTGACCGACGAGCAGATCCAGGAGGTCAAGCGGCAGACCGAGTTGCAGGCCGCCCAGAACGCCTGA
- a CDS encoding nucleoside deaminase, with amino-acid sequence MTRDDENLLRRAIELAAEARAGGNPPFGSLLAGPDGTILAEERNTSLTDRDITAHPELKLARWAARELDPATAAATTMYTSCQPCGMCAGAIARSGLGRVVYALSGEQLDALKPPGSAFADPPAEGPALYAEARVPVEGYYH; translated from the coding sequence GTGACCCGGGACGACGAGAATCTCCTGCGCCGCGCCATCGAGCTGGCGGCGGAGGCACGGGCGGGCGGCAACCCGCCGTTCGGCTCGCTGCTGGCCGGCCCGGACGGCACGATCCTGGCCGAGGAGCGCAACACCTCGCTCACCGACCGCGACATCACCGCGCACCCGGAGCTCAAGCTGGCCCGCTGGGCCGCTCGAGAGCTGGACCCGGCCACCGCGGCCGCCACCACCATGTACACCAGCTGCCAGCCCTGCGGGATGTGCGCGGGCGCGATCGCCCGCTCGGGCCTGGGCCGCGTCGTATACGCCCTGTCCGGCGAGCAACTCGACGCGCTCAAGCCCCCCGGCAGCGCCTTCGCCGATCCTCCCGCCGAGGGCCCGGCCCTTTACGCGGAGGCTCGCGTGCCCGTCGAGGGCTACTACCACTGA
- a CDS encoding DUF4429 domain-containing protein, translating to MAEIAVPDGSWTFNGEILRIVPGSDKNVHDLRRTLGEVLVPRDAIAGVAFEPARKGGHLRLRLRKGADPLSDVVAGALGAPADPYRLAVPKNRVGAAEYFADEVRDTLTVYQTPTGPCEDYLLPGPDVPITATAGDGTVFFDGESVRLEWTGFADDKKEKAGPQEYPLSDISGVEWKPQAGMGYGTLRFRIKGEGPAKPPQKDKRCVSWGVQRYGGATALVAAAVLARLPRHVPELPPAPPPGADDVHDAVLRRLAELGELHRSGVLTDEEFALAKQAMIRRLQQS from the coding sequence ATGGCCGAGATCGCCGTCCCCGACGGCTCGTGGACGTTCAACGGCGAGATCCTCCGCATCGTGCCTGGCAGCGACAAGAACGTGCACGATCTGCGCAGGACGCTGGGCGAGGTGCTGGTTCCGCGCGACGCGATCGCGGGGGTGGCGTTCGAGCCGGCCCGCAAGGGCGGTCACCTGCGGTTGCGGCTGCGCAAGGGGGCCGATCCGCTGTCCGACGTGGTGGCGGGCGCACTGGGGGCGCCCGCGGACCCGTACCGGCTGGCCGTCCCCAAGAACCGCGTGGGCGCCGCCGAATACTTCGCCGACGAGGTCCGCGACACGCTGACGGTCTATCAGACGCCGACCGGTCCCTGTGAGGACTACTTGTTACCCGGCCCCGACGTGCCCATCACCGCCACGGCCGGCGACGGCACGGTGTTCTTCGACGGCGAGAGCGTGCGCCTGGAGTGGACCGGATTCGCTGACGACAAGAAGGAGAAGGCGGGGCCGCAGGAATACCCGCTGTCGGACATCTCCGGCGTGGAGTGGAAGCCGCAGGCCGGCATGGGCTACGGCACGCTGCGCTTCCGGATCAAGGGGGAGGGCCCGGCCAAGCCGCCGCAGAAGGACAAGCGCTGCGTGTCGTGGGGCGTCCAGCGCTATGGCGGCGCGACCGCCCTGGTGGCCGCGGCCGTGCTGGCCCGGCTGCCGCGTCATGTGCCCGAGCTCCCGCCTGCCCCTCCGCCGGGTGCCGACGACGTGCACGACGCGGTCCTGCGCCGCCTGGCCGAGCTGGGCGAGTTGCACCGCTCGGGCGTGCTGACGGACGAGGAGTTCGCGCTGGCCAAGCAGGCCATGATCCGCCGTCTGCAACAATCGTGA